From the genome of Mustela lutreola isolate mMusLut2 chromosome 16, mMusLut2.pri, whole genome shotgun sequence, one region includes:
- the IRF8 gene encoding interferon regulatory factor 8 isoform X3, which produces MTEMECGRPEMDELVKEPSVDDYMGIVKRSPSPPDACRSQLLPECWMQQQPSAGLPLVTGYTAYDTHHSAFSQMVISFYYGGKLVGQTATTCPEGCRLSLGQPALPGAKLYGPEGLELVRFPPADAIPSERQRQVTRKLFGHLERGVLLHSSRQGVLVKRLCQGRVFCSGNAVLCKDRPNKLERDEVVKVFDTSQFFRELQHFYNNQGRLPDSRVVLCFGEEFPDLTPLRSKLILVQIEQLYVRQLVEEASKSCGGGSLAQTPEAPQLDQFFRMFPDVCTSHQRPFFRENQQITV; this is translated from the exons ATGACCGAGATGGAGTGCGGGCGGCCCGAGATGGACGAGCTCGTCAAGGAG CCGTCTGTGGACGACTACATGGGGATCGTCAAGCGGAGCCCCTCCCCGCCCGACGCGTGCCGGAGCCAGCTGCTCCCAGAGTGTTGGATGCAGCAGCAGCCCAGCGCAG GCTTGCCACTGGTGACGGGCTACACCGCCTACGACACACACCATTCAG CCTTCTCGCAAATGGTCATCAGCTTCTACTACGGCGGCAAGCTGGTGGGCCAGACCGCCACCACCTGCCCCGAGGGCTGCCGCCTGTCCCTGGGCCAGCCGGCCCTGCCGGGCGCCAAGCTGTACGGGCCCGAGGGCCTGGAGCTCGTGCGCTTCCCGCCGGCGGACGCCATCCCCAGCGAGCGGCAGCGGCAGGTGACGCGGAAGCTCTTCGGGCACCTGGAGCGCGGGGTCCTGCTGCACAGCAGCCGCCAGGGCGTGCTGGTCAAGCGGCTGTGCCAGGGCCGCGTGTTCTGCAGCGGCAACGCCGTGCTCTGCAAGGACCGGCCCAACAAGCTGGAGCGTGACGAGGTGGTCAAGGTCTTCGACACCAGCCAGTTCTTCCGAG AGCTGCAGCACTTCTATAACAACCAGGGCCGGCTCCCGGACAGCAGGGTCGTGCTCTGCTTCGGAGAAGAGTTTCCGGATCTGACCCCGCTACGCTCCAAACTCATCCTGGTGCAG ATCGAGCAGCTGTACGTGCGGCAGCTGGTGGAGGAGGCCAGCAAGAGCTGTGGCGGCGGCTCCCTGGCGCAGACTCCCGAGGCGCCCCAGCTGGACCAGTTCTTCCGGATGTTTCCAGACGTGTGCACCTCACACCAGAGACCCTTCTTCAGAGAAAACCAACAGATCACGGTGTAG